One genomic window of Plasmodium coatneyi strain Hackeri chromosome 12, complete sequence includes the following:
- a CDS encoding SICA antigen encodes MYDYFAEFLVEWLTVKGMQSSGQYGKIWKDVERVFKDMLKYITKDSEELKLLCSGYGDDISMSEGVKNRGKELCKMLIRIIYWIGGLVEKWDKVKEYYWEKRTDIKEKNEKVEAYLRCILGKILIAKMFSNHCDMEEVAKVVDGAVQGTLGWRGIKAEHEECSGIDFGIIRIGHVFLWERMDGWLSEKKEEKKELEIIKKNGEVCEGGSLSRGGSKDIGKGKENTTKLLGKGSAAEWQELLKRRKQFPEDNLVGILKKMSGKDQSGMKSIVEQEVKNLEAEESKTPSLHEPASKTPALQEQQPQTPASPVLPVRPPPPPPPRSPSTPRQGPTGKDCSKEEDLCQRANCVAPNWFKDRNGNEMQNWCQFWNTDAVKRLNELSTDMTNGNKAGEELCKNFAGSSGKVTEAEKKACNYIVKGLKYIYGLQSSGEDVKSKNNRIISQTMYCLFLNAYADMLIEKSAGHICLITEEKIKEMFKEGNENKDTWCVNNKTKQNNNCATCTREPNLICALSVEENLFDKEKSTKCLSYNKNIKVKLDDLLEKNSEIQQTFTTINNASTLCERVNCVTTKWFKIRKDASIGNQNWCVFWRQHDAGKVLRELSKAMTNGQGTDVKECKDIQDKGDTSPEANKQACNYIVKGLEDIYKKEPYGDWTDNDAEKKENQQFYRTMGCLFLNVYADMLEKEPCIDGNVITDAFSKSGEVKNRTPCKNDPNCVTCTRDKSYESCKLKVDEGLLNKKAGQDCEHHKNNIKNKLGDMLDPTKNGDTVIKAELEAINKICPHAQAAKPVATKPTTTKPVVKDQDEKDKPGRKGVDAPEPQLPDANDGYIDAPTPGSRPKNDADAVELLTWGSGRIDSVSTGVTPEITPSHPGEGPRTNEVGPSGVKGPDGDPTHTNPNPGPQGQPEIGTEAVPANSDPNAATPQPIDNGPASPSAPKGDPTPGVGGGGVPGVPGVPGVGGIPGAVSRAAGKGGGGGGESSSVTPIAKPVIHKIDNLPDLLTPYLPTIPVFIGISVISYLLWKYFTLSKRRRRHRREEHLTSPPLEEQLFDHVDDESGPHKYTLVKERKQPRSVPTKTKRPKKQGLDRRVCHRTIIDIHLEVLDECQKGGLHSTKEDFFEILVHEFMGSEFIKEKNVANVNVPNEEVPSSDSGFREEDFVPKEDGPTEQ; translated from the exons ATGTATGACTATTTTGCGGAGTTTTTGGTGGAGTGGTTGACAGTGAAGGGCATGCAGTCTTCCGGGcaatat GgtaaaatatggaaagatGTGGAAAGAGTATTCAAGGACATGCTTAAATATATTACGAAGGATTCTGAGGAGTTAAAATTACTATGCAGTGGATATGGGGACGATATCAGCATGAGTGAAGGTGTTAAGAATAGAGGGAAGGAACTCTGCAAAATGTTAATTAGAATAATCTACTGGATTGGCGGGCTAGTCGAGAAGTGGGATAAGGTAAAAGAGTATTACTGGGAAAAGAGGACAGatattaaggaaaagaacgaaaaggtGGAAGCATATTTGAGGTGTATCTTAGGGAAAATACTTATTGCGAAAATGTTCTCGAATCATTGCGATATGGAGGAGGTTGCTAAAGTCGTAGACGGTGCAGTTCAGGGAACCCTAGGATGGAGAGGTATCAAGGCAGAGCATGAGGAATGTAGCGGAATAGATTTCGGAATTATAAGAATAGGCCATGTATTTCTGTGGGAACGGATGGATGGGTGGttaagcgaaaaaaaagaagaaaagaaggaattggaaataataaaaaagaatggggaAGTGTGTGAAGGAGGTAGTCTTAGCAGGGGAGGAAGTAAGGACatagggaaagggaaggagaacaCTACTAAATTATTAGGAAAGGGAAGTGCAGCGGAATGGCAGGAATTattgaaaaggaggaagcaattCCCAGAGGATAATTTAGTaggaatattaaaaaaaatgagcggTAAGGATCAATCCGGAATGAAGAGCATAGTAGAGCAGGAAGTGAAGAACttagaagcagaagaaagtaAGACGCCATCACTGCACGAGCCGGCATCAAAGACACCAGCACTACAGGAACAACAACCCCAAACACCAGCATCCCCCGTTCTTCCAGTTCGACCccctccaccaccaccaccaagaAGTCCATCCACCCCAAGGCAGGGACCAACAGGTAAAGACTGCAgcaaggaggaagacttATGTCAACGAGCAAATTGTGTAGCACCTAATTGGTTTAAAGACAGAAATGGAAATGAAATGCAAAACTGG TGTCAATTTTGGAATACGGACGCCGTAAAGAGACTGAATGAACTGTCCACGGATATGACTAATGGGAATAAGGCAGGGGAAGAGTTGTGCAAGAACTTTGCAGGATCAAGTGGTAAAGTTAcggaagcagaaaaaaaggcatgtaATTACATTGTTAAAGGtctaaaatatatatacggtCTTCAAAGTTCGGGAGAGGATGTGAAATCGAAAAATAACAGAATAATCAGTCAAACCATGTATTGCCTGTTTCTGAATGCATATGCAGATATGCTTATAGAGAAATCGGCGGGACACATCTGTCTTatcacagaagaaaaaataaaagaaatgtttaaggaaggaaatgaaaataaggaCACTTGGTGTGTGAATAATAAGACTAAGCAGAATAATAATTGTGCTACTTGCACAAGGGAACCTAATCTAATTTGCGCACTGAGCGTGGAGGAAAACCTGTttgataaagaaaaaagtacaaagtGTCTATCATACAATAAGAATATAAAAGTGAAGTTGGATGACTTGCTCGAAAAAAATAGCGAAATACAACAAACTTTCACTACCATAAATAATGCAAGTACTTTATGTGAACGTGTTAATTGTGTAACAACCAAATGGTTTAAGATTCGAAAAGATGCAAGCATAGGAAATCAGAACTGG TGTGTATTTTGGCGTCAGCATGACGCTGGAAAAGTATTAAGAGAATTGTCTAAGGCTATGACTAATGGACAGGGGACAGATGTAAAAGAGTGTAAAGATATTCAAGATAAAGGTGATACCAGTCCAGAGGCAAATAAACAAGCATGTAATTACATTGTTAAAGGTTTGGAAGacatatataagaaggaGCCGTATGGGGATTGGACGGATAATGATGCtgagaaaaaggagaaccaaCAATTTTATAGAACTATGGGCTGCCTGTTCTTGAACGTATACGCCGATATGTTGGAAAAAGAGCCTTGTATAGACGGGAATGTTATAACAGATGCCTTTAGTAAAAGTGGTGAAGTTAAGAACAGAACTCCATGCAAGAATGATCCTAATTGTGTTACTTGCACAAGGGATAAAAGTTATGAAAGTTGCAAACTGAAGGTGGATGAAGGCCTGTTGAATAAGAAAGCAGGTCAAGATTGCGAACAtcacaaaaataatataaaaaataagttggGTGATATGCTCGACCCAACGAAGAACGGGGATACAGTAATAAAGGCAGAACTGGAAgcaataaataaaatatgtccACATGCTCAAGCTGCCAAACCAGTCGCAACAAAACCAACAACAACGAAACCTGTAGTCAAAGATCAAGATGAAAAAGACAAACCAGGTAGGAAGGGAGTTGATGCACCAGAACCTCAATTACCTGATGCAAATGATGGTTACATAGATGCCCCAACTCCTGGAAGTAGACCTAAGAATGATGCGGACGCCGTTGAACTACTTACATGGGGCAGCGGCAGAATAGACTCTGTTTCCACTGGAGTTACTCCTGAAATTACTCCATCACATCCTGGAG AGGGACCCAGAACTAATGAAGTAGGTCCATCGGGAGTTAAGGGCCCCGATGGTGATCCTACTCATACTAATCCTAATCCCGGTCCACAAGGTCAACCGGAAATTGGAACAGAAGCAGTTCCTGCCAATAGTGATCCAAATGCAGCTACCCCGCAACCAATTGATAATGGTCCCGCAAGTCCAAGTGCTCCAAAAGGTGATCCAACTCCTGGTGTCGGTGGAGGTGGTGTCCCAGGGGTTCCTGGTGTACCAGGGGTAGGTGGTATTCCAGGAGCTGTTAGTCGTGCTGCTGGCAAAGGAGGAGGTGGTGGGGGTGAGTCAAGTTCAGTAACACCTATCGCTAAACCAGTTATTCACAAGATTGACAACCTTCCTGatctccttaccccataccttcctacgaTTCCCGTCTTCATTGGTATTTCTGTCATAAGTTATttactttggaag TATTTTACCCTCAGTAAGCGAAGACGACGTCATAGAAGAGAGGAACACTTAACCTCTCCCCCCTTGGAAGAACAACTTTttgatcatgtggacgacgaAAGTGGTCCACAtaaatataccttagtaaaggaacgcaaacaaccaagatctgttccaacaaaaacaaagaggccaaaaaaacagggcCTTGATCGCCGTGTGTGTCACcgcaccattattgatattcatttagaagtcttagacgaatgtcaaaaagggggcctgcattcgacgaaggaagacttttttgaaattttggttcacgaatttatgggaagtgaatttataaaggagaaaaacgtTGCTAATGTTAATGTTCCAAAtgaagaggttccaagttcagattccggctttagggaggaagactttgttcctaaggaagatggtCCTActgaacag
- a CDS encoding KIR-like protein: MVGVDTIDPTTFPSYKDYYDNFEKGEKSTAIKCDDQSDCGKEIKKYQLTQRNLTAHLHQTMVALDYIYKTYGSGQKKSLECTAREFFYYWLGDRISKGTGRSANFRTHIGLLCDSINSPSGIGLCKIPRDNPDETTFQHRKIIFDYYNDYNYVKQELQKDDPNCKGKWSSYLDGICAACKAVKDDCAQRERETQSEKAYCEEFEKKYGAYCDAATLPEMQSKLEYLQKNIASEQDATQSTRSQLNDALSKANTSSSLSSAFGTIALMELPLVIFYLYKYKPWSSWFGNHSSGNSTGRRSNRRKRRSAGQNFDVSAEETFTEYSTDNSTIGDLTAENSTTLRSSAYTRPPRRNRRAGAGTNDEAGHRNVGYGRIKKKNTNREKNYKDNIFWKRKKKKE, encoded by the exons aTGGTAGGAGTAGAT aCAATAGATCCAACAACTTTCCCTTCATATAAGGATTACTATGATAACttcgaaaaaggagaaaagagcACGGCAATAAAATGTGACGACCAAAGTGATTGTggcaaagaaataaagaagtaTCAATTGACACAAAGGAATCTTACGGCGCATCTGCATCAAACTATGGTAGCACTCgactatatatacaaaacATACGGAAGTGGACAGAAGAAATCACTCGAATGTACAGCAcgcgaatttttttattattggttaggggatagAATATCTAAGGGTACAGGGAGAAGTGCGAATTTCCGAACTCACATAGGTCTCCTTTGTGACTCTATAAATAGTCCCTCTGGGATAGGGCTATGTAAAATTCCCCGCGATAACCCTGACGAAACAACTTTCCAACATAGGAAAAtcatattcgattattacaACGATTATAACTACGTAAAGCAGGAGTTACAGAAAGATGATCCCaattgtaaaggaaaatggtCTAGTTATTTGGATGGCATTTGTGCGGCATGCAAGGCTGTGAAGGATGATTGCGCCcaaagagaaagagaaacGCAAAGTGAGAAGGCATACTGTGAAGAATTCGAAAAAAAGTACGGCGCATATTGTGATGCGGCGACACTGCCAGAAATGCAATCTAAATTAGAATATCTACAAAAAAACATAGCGTCTGAACAGGATGCAACACAATCCACACGATCCCAATTAAATGATGCATTAAGTAAAGCGAACACCtcctcttctctttcttctgcttttggtacCATAGCCCTAATGGAATTACCCTTAGTTATATTTTacctatataag tataaaccgtggtcttcttggtttggtaaccactcttctggaaatagtacaggaagaagaagcaacagaaggaagagaagatcCGCTGGACAGAACTTTGATGTTTCTGCGGAAGAGACCTTCActgaatattccacagataactcaacaataggtgactTAACAGCAGAAAATTCCACCACACTACGTTCTAGCGCATACACAAGACCACCTAGAAGGAATAGAAGGGcaggagcaggaacaaatgaTGAAGCAGGTCATCGTAATGTGGGTTACGGTCGCAT aaaaaaaaaaaacacaaacagAGAAAAGAATTATAAAGACAACATCTtctggaaaagaaaaaaaaagaaggaataa